Sequence from the Sphingomonas suaedae genome:
GGCGAAGCGGTGTTCGTCGACGACAATGCCGCGAACGTCGCGGGAGCGGAGGCGCTGGGGATTCGGTCGGTGCTGTTCAGCGATGTGGACGACACCCGGCGCGCACTGATCGACGCCGGGCTCCTGCCCGCTTAACTCCGCCCCTTAAGCTCATCCCCGACGATCGTCACGACATGCAGCACGTTGGTGGATCCCGGCGTGCCGAAGGGGACACCGGCGCACACGACCACCCGGTCGCCGCCCTTGGCGATGCCGTGGCGCATCGCCATGCGCTTGGCCTTGGCGACCATGTCCTCGAACGAGTCGACGTCGCGGGTGTGGACGGCATGGGTGCCCCACAGCAGACCCATGCGCCGCGCGGTCTCGATCTTGGGGGTCAGCACCAGGATCGGCACTGACGGGCGCTCGCGGGCGATGCGGCGGGCGGTGGAGCCGGACATGGTGAAGCAGATGATCCCGCTTGCCGACACGTTCGCCGCAATCGACTTGGCCGCCTCCGCCAGCGCGTCGGCAGTGGTCGGGTCGGGGTGCATCACGGTGAAGTGGACGCGGTCGCCATGGGCAGGATCGCGCTCCACCGAATCGGCGATGGCGTCCATCATCGTCACCGATTCGACCGGCCATTGGCCCGCCGCGCTTTCCGCCGACAGCATGATCGCATCGGCGCCGTCATAAACCGCCGTGGCGACGTCGGAGACCTCGGCGCGGGTGGGGGAAGGCGAGGTGATCATCGATTCGAGCATCTGCGTCGCCACGATCACCGGGCGGCCCATGCGGCGCGCGGTCTCCACGATTCGCTTCTGCATCGGCGGCACATTCTGCGGCGGCAGTTCGACGCCCAGATCGCCGCGCGCGACCATCACGCCGTCGCACGCCTCGACGATCTCCTCCAGCCGGGCGACCGCGCTCGGCTTCTCGATCTTGGCGAGCAACGCCGTCTGGCCGCCGATCAGGCGACGCGCCTCGGCCAGATCCTCGGGCCGTTGGACGAAAGAGAGGGCAATCCAGTCGACCTTCTGGGCGACGGCAAAGGCGAGGTCGCTACGATCCTTTTCGGTGAGCGCCGCGAGCGGCAGAATCATGTCGGGGACGTTCAGCCCCTTTGAGTTGGACAGCGCGCCACCGACCTCGACCCGCGTGTCGATCCAGTCGGCGCCATATCCGGTGACGCGCAGCACCATCTTGCCGTCGTCGAGCAGCAGCCGGGCGCCCTCGGTCACCGCCTCGAAAATCTCGCGATGCGGGAGTTCGACGCGGGTGGCGTCTCCCGGTGTCTTGTCCCGGTCCAGCCGGAAGGTTGCGCCCGTCTCCAGCATCACCTTGCCATCGGCGAACTTGCCGACGCGCAGCTTGGGCCCCTGAAGATCCGCGAGGATGGTGATCGGGCGGCCGGTGGATTTTTCGAGTGCGCGGATCGCCTCGATCACCGGGATTTTCGACTCCTGATCGCCATGGCTCATGTTGATGCGAAAGGCGTCGGCACCCGCGCTGTGGAGCGCTGCGATCATCTCGGGCGTATTGCTGGCGGGGCCGAGCGTGGCCAGCACGCGCACCTTGCGCGATCGCGGTGCCATTGCCTTTGTCATCGCGGAAATCTCCATGCCTTGTGCGTGCTGGTCACTAACGCCAAATGCTGGCTATTCAACCGTGGAGGCGCAATCGTGACAACGCTGGACAAAATCGACGATCGCATCGCGGCACAGGCGTTCCGACGGCTGGTGCGCCATTTGCGGCACCGTACCGATGCCGAGAATATCGAACTCATGGGCCTTGCTGGCTTTTGCCGCAACTGTCTGTCCGATTGGGTGAGCGAGGCGAGCGGCGGGTCGCTCGATCGCGATGCCGCGCGTGAGGCGATTTATGGGATGCCTTATGCGCATTGGAAGGCGCAGCACCAGAGCGAGGCGACGCCCGAGCAGATCGAACGGATGAACGCCAGCGTTGCGCGAAATCGCCAAGAGGCTGAGCTCGACGCCGAGCTGGAGGACAGCTTCCCCGCGAGCGACCCACCCTCGATCACCCAGCCGGGCGGCTAGCGTTCCCCCGATTTGCCGCATAGGCTGGGGCCAACAGGGGAGAGTTTCATGCGCCGAATCGCCGCCGTCACCATCGCGTTGCTGGCCGCCACGCCGCTTGCCGCACAGACCGCCTCACCGGCGCCGGCGGTCGCGGCGAGCGTCAAATATATTCACGCCGGTACCCTGCTCGCCAAGCCGGGCGAGGCTCCGCGCGGGGCGAGCACGATCATCGTGCGTGACGGCAAGATCGTCGAGGTGCGCGATGGCTTTATCGTGCCGGAGGGTGGGGCGGAACTGATCGATCTCAGGGACCGGTTCGTGATGCCGGGGCTGATCGACATGCACGTCCACCTCTGGGGCATTGGCGGCGATCCGCTGCGCGCGCGGCTGACCGCACTGACCACCGATGACGCGGACGACATGATGCACGCGGTGGGCAATGCCCGCGTCACGCTGGAGGCGGGGTTCACCACCGTGCGCGATCTGGGCGGCAACGCGCGCGGGATGCGGGCGCTGCGCGAGGGCGTCGAGCGGGGGGTGATTGCGGGGCCGACCATCGTCAATGCAGGCAATTCGATCTCGGTCTCGGGCGGACATGCCGATGGCAGCAACGGCGTTGCGGAGATTTTCGCCGACGCAATCCACAAGCATCAGATCAACACCTGCGACGGCCCGGACGACTGCCGCCGCGCGGTGCGACAGCAGATCGCGCTGGGCGCGCAGGTCATCAAATATATGTCCACCGGCGGCGTGCTCTCCAACGTGTCGGGCGGGCTTGGCCGCGCGATGACCGACGACGAGATGAAGGCGATCGTCGAGACGTCGCACGGCCTCGGTCGCAAGGTCGCGACGCACAGCCATGCTGCGGCGGGCACCAAGGCGGCGATCGCGGCGGGCGTCGATACGATCGACCATGGCTCGTTCCTCGACGATGAGGCGATCCGCATGATGAAGGCCAACGGGACCTGGCTGGTGCCGACGATGATGGCGCCCGCCGCCGCGCTGGATCAGGCGCGCAAGGGGCTGCTGCCGCCCGCGGTGATCCCCAAGGCTGAGGAAGCCGCCGCCGCCGCCTTTGCCAGCCACAGCAAGGCGTATGCGGCGGGGGTGAAGGTCGCATTCGGCACCGACAGCGGCGTCTCGGCCCATGGCGACAATGCGCAGGAATTTGCGCTGATGGTGAAGGCGGGGATGAGCCCCGCCCGCGCGTTGGAGGCGGCGACCATCGGCGCCGCCGAGGCGCTGGGCCGTGCATCGACGATCGGAAGCATCGCACCGGGCAAGGATGCCGATATCATTGCCGTTTCGGGCAGCCCGCTCGACGATGTGAAGCGCATGGAGCAGGTCGAGTTCGTGATGCGCCACGGCGTCGTTCACAAGGCCGGTGGCAAGCGCCAGGCGTTTCCCGCGGACTAGCGGTCAAAAGGCGACCAGCCGATCTTCGCCCAGTTCGGCAAGCAATGAGATCAGCCCGCCCGGCTCGACCCCGGCGGGCAACAGGTCGAACGGAACGCCGCTCGCCGCAAGCCCGGTCTGGCAGGCGATCAGCGCGACTCCTGCCTCGCGCGCTTCGGCGAGCAGCTGCACGCGGGTGGCGAGGCCGCGTGCGGACAGGGCGGCATCGCCGGGATCGGCGCCGGAGATCAGCAAGGGCACCGCTCCCTCATGCGCATAGACCCGCGTCCGCCCGCCCAGCGCCGCATGGGCGCAGGCGAGTGCGACGGCGGCGCGGAACCGCTCGACATTGCTTGTCGCGACGATCAGCGTCAGCCCGCGCATGTGGTGCATCCCGGGTCCTTGGGCAGGGTCAGCGTGCGGAAGCGCAGCGCCAGCGTGTCAACGAGCAGCAACTTGCCCGCGCTGTCCTCCCCGAACGGATGGATCGCGCGGATCACTTCCAGCGCTGCGAGGCTGCCCATGATCCCGGTGAGCGCGCCCAACACGCCCTGTTCGGCGCAATTGATCCCGGCGGTTTCCGGATCGGCGCCGACAAAGCAGCGGTAGCAGGGCTTGTCCGCCTCCCACCCGCGGAACACGCCGAGTTGCCCTTCGAACCGTCCGACTGCCGCGCTGACCAGCGGCACGCGATGACGCAACGCTGCGTCTGCGACGCGCAGGCGGGTCTCGAAATTATCGGTGCCGTCCAGAATGACGTCGTTGCCGCCGACATGGTCGTCGACATTCCCGCCATCGAGCCGGACCTGCCGCGCAATCACCTTGATGTGCGGATTGATCGCTTCGACCCGTGCCAATGCCGCCACGGCTTTTGCCCGTCCGGCATCTTCGGTTCCGAAGATCGTCTGCCGTTGAAGGTTGGACAGGTCCACCCGGTCGTCGTCCACGACCTCAATCTGCCCCACCCCCGCCGCCGCCAGATACTGCAGCGCAGGCGACCCGATCCCGCCCGCCCCCACCACCAGCACCCGTGCCGCCTTCAGCGCCGCCTGTCCCGCCCCGCCGATCTCGGGCAGCACGATATGGCGGGCATAGCGTTCGAGTTCTTCGTCGGAAAAACTCATTGCCGCCAGGCGAAGGTCACCGTGGCGCGGTACCAGGCGGCGCCGGGCGCGGCGGTGCGCTGGGTCAGGTTATTGCGGGAGAATCCCGCGACCAGCCCCGCGGCATATTGTTCGATGCTGGGGCAACCGATCGCGCGCGGAATGGTGGCGCGTACCCCGTCCTCCGAATGAACCAGCACCGCGACCTCGACCCGAACGGCGGGACGTCCATCGACCAGCCGCCGCGCGCGGCATTTGCGCGCACGCACCTGGCCGCGCGCCCAGTCGTGCATCGCGGGGGTCATTTGCGGGGCCGTGCGATAGGGGAGGTCGGGCAAGGTCGTCCAGTCTATCGCGGGAGCGGCCTTTGCCGGCGGCTCGGGCGGCTCGGGTGAGTCCTGCGGCTCGATGGCCGCCTGCCCGGCGAGCAGCAGCAGGGGGATCAATGCGCCCGGCATCACCGCCCCGTCGATCCGAAGCCGCCAGCACCCCGCGCGGTCTCGTCCAGCGTCGCGACCGTGTCGAACACCGCACGCTGGACCGGGGCGGGGACGAGTTGCGCGATCCGCTCACCGCGCGCGATTGCGAAGGGCTGGTCGCCCAGATTGGCAAGGATTACCTTCACCTCGCCCCGATAGTCTTCGTCGATCGTGCCCGGCGTGTTGAGACAGGTGATGCCATGTTTGAGCGCAAGGCCCGATCGCGGGCGGACCTGAACTTCATAGCCGGGCGGAATCGCGATGGCGAAGCCGGTGGCGACGGCATGACGCGCACCCGGCAGGAGCACCAGTTCCTCAGCCGCGACGACATCCATCCCCGCCGCGCCCGCCGTGGCATAGGCGGGCAGCGGCAGCCCCTCGCCATGGGGCAGGCGCATCAGGCGGATCGTGATCGGGGTGCTCACGACACCTTCCTCGGCAATGCTGCGGCAAGGCGGCGGGTCGCCTCGATCACCTGCGGATCGTCCAGGATCTGGCTGCCCTGTTGCGGCAGGATGCGGAAATCGGTGGCGATGCCGCGAAGGCTCAGCGCTTCGGCATAGGCGCGGGCGAAGCGGGCGGGCACGGTCTTGTCCTCGGCCCCGCTGACCAGCGCGGCGCGCAGATCCGGCGCAATGCCGCCCGCAGTCTGGAGCGGATCGAGGCTGGCGACCTTTTCGCGCCACGGCTGCGCGGGCTTGGCGCGCCCGGCCATGTACCGGCGCCATTCGGGCAAGGAACAGGGGCAGGAGACGAGCACCATCCCGTCGATCAGATTGGGACGCAGCCCGGCAAGATTGGCGACCACCGCCGCCCCGCCGCCCTCACCGATCGCGACGACGCGGGCGCGGCGATGGCGGGCCTTGAGCGCGGCGATGCTCTGGGCGACCTGCGCGATTCGGTCGGGGGTATAGTCGTCCCCGGTCCCCGCGCCGCGCAGCCCCGGCGACTGGTTGCCCTGCTCGTCGGCATAGCCGGGGCGCAGCAGGCGGACGACGGCGCTGCGCGGCTCCGACGCGGCGAGCGCGCGTGCGAATTCCGCAAGGTCGGTCGAGGTTCCCGCCATGCCGTCGCCATGAACGATCACGTACAGCGTTTCCGCATTGCGCGGTTTGGCGCCATAGCTTTCGGCGAACAACTGCGGGGCCGGGGGCGCAGCGCTGGTGGCGGCGCACCCGGCCAGCAGCAGCGCGCCGAGCAGGATCAGGCTAGAGCGCATCGGCGATCCGCTCCGCAAGGCGCCGGGCGACGTCCGGCTTGGGCAGTGTCTCCCAGCTTTCGACCCCCGTCGCGGTGACAAGATATATGGTATTGGCATCGCCCCCCATCACATCGCCCGAAACATCATTGGCGACAATCCAGTCTGCGCCCTTGCGAGTCCGTTTCGCGACGGCATGTTCGACCACCCGTTCGGTTTCGGCGGCGAATCCGATCAGCAGGCGCGGACGCTGCGAACTCTTCGCGAGTCCGGCGAGGATGTCCGGGTTCTCGACCAATGCGAGTTGCGGTGCGGCCTCGCCTTTCTTGATCTTCTGCTCCGCCGCATCGCCCAGGCGCCAGTCGGCCACGGCGGCGACCATCACTGCCGCATCGGCGGGCAGCGCGGCATCGACCGCCGCCTGCATCTCCCGCGCGGTTTCGACCGCGACGCGCGTCACCCCGGCCGGAGGCGCCAGCGCGACCGGGCCGGATACCAACGTTACCCGCGCGCCCAGTGCCGCGAGCGCATGCGCGATTTCATAGCCCTGTTTCCCCGAGGACCGGTTGGCGATGTAGCGCACCGGATCGATCGGCTCATGCGTCGGCCCCGCGGTGACCAGAATGTGCTTGCCCTTCAGACGACCCGCTGAAGGTGCCAGCGCTTCCTCGATCGCGCGCAGGATCGCCTCGGGTTCGGGCAACCGGCCCGGGCCATACTCGCCGCAGGCCATCGGCCCTTCGTCGGGCGCCATCACGGAGACGCCGTCGGTCCGCAGCGTCGCGACATTGCGCTGCGTCGCGGCGTGATGCCACATCCGCACGTTCATAGCGGGCGCGGCAAGCACCGGCTTGTCGGTCGCGAGCAGCAATGTGGTGGCAAGATCGTCCGCCTGTCCCCCCGCCATCTTCGCGATCAGGTCCGCCGTCGCGGGCGCGACGACCACCAGATCGGCGTTGCGGCTGAGCTGGATATGGCCCATCTCCGCCTCGTCCTTGAGGTCCCACAACGTTGTATAGACCTGGTTCTCCGAAAGGGCTGCGAGCGTCATCGGAGTCACGAAATGCTGGCCGCCTGCGGTAAGCACACAGGTAACCGAATGCCCCGCGTTGCGGATCAGGCGGATCAGCTCGCACGCCTTATAGGCCGCAATGCCACCACCGACGATGAGCAGGATGCGCTTCATGATTCGATCCTCTGCACGCGCACCCGCCGCCTGTCGAGAGCGCGGACCCACAGGTCGCGCAGGGCATCGGGCGCGAAGGTGAGGCCGATCAGAAACGCGGGGGCGATGATCAGCCCCCAGTAGAAGGTGTCGACCCGTGCAAACAGGCTGATGACCAGCGCATAGGCGCAAAAGGTGGCGAGCGCGCGCAGCGCCAGCGGATCGCGCCAGCTCGCCCAGCCGAGCAGCGCCAGTGCCACCAGGATCGCCGCGAGCGCGGGCGGCAGCAGTTGAAGCCCAGTCGCCAGCGTCATGGCACGCACGAACAACCCGAAGCCGTTCAGCCCAGCCCAGCCTGGCGACGCAGCGTCGAGCGGCCCGGTGACGCCATGCACCGCCATCGCATGGGCGAGAAGTGCGAGCGCGAAAACCCCCAGCGCCGCGCCCCAGCCCGCCGCCTCGCGCCGATGCCCCTCGGCAAAGGCCAACGCCGCCATCACCACCGCATAGAGCGCGGCGGTTTCGCGGATCAGCATCGCGATGGCGCCGATCGCGGCGGCTTCCACCCAACGCCCGGGGCGGCGCAATGCCAGGCTGATCGCGACCAGCAGCCCCGCCCAGATCTCGTGAAACGCGATCAGCCCGGGTTGGATGAAAGCCAGCATTCCCGCCGCCAGCAGGATCAGTGCCGCAACCCGCGCTGGCCAACGCGGCAATGCCTCCGCGATGCGGCGGTACCACAGCCATGCGGCCATCGCCGCGAGTGCATAGAGCAACGCCAGCATCGCGGCGGGCGGCACCGCCCCCTGAACGGTCGCGAGGCCGGGTAGACGGAAGGTGAGGAACGGGCGCAGCGGATAGCCCC
This genomic interval carries:
- the dut gene encoding dUTP diphosphatase; the protein is MSTPITIRLMRLPHGEGLPLPAYATAGAAGMDVVAAEELVLLPGARHAVATGFAIAIPPGYEVQVRPRSGLALKHGITCLNTPGTIDEDYRGEVKVILANLGDQPFAIARGERIAQLVPAPVQRAVFDTVATLDETARGAGGFGSTGR
- a CDS encoding metal-dependent hydrolase family protein, coding for MRRIAAVTIALLAATPLAAQTASPAPAVAASVKYIHAGTLLAKPGEAPRGASTIIVRDGKIVEVRDGFIVPEGGAELIDLRDRFVMPGLIDMHVHLWGIGGDPLRARLTALTTDDADDMMHAVGNARVTLEAGFTTVRDLGGNARGMRALREGVERGVIAGPTIVNAGNSISVSGGHADGSNGVAEIFADAIHKHQINTCDGPDDCRRAVRQQIALGAQVIKYMSTGGVLSNVSGGLGRAMTDDEMKAIVETSHGLGRKVATHSHAAAGTKAAIAAGVDTIDHGSFLDDEAIRMMKANGTWLVPTMMAPAAALDQARKGLLPPAVIPKAEEAAAAAFASHSKAYAAGVKVAFGTDSGVSAHGDNAQEFALMVKAGMSPARALEAATIGAAEALGRASTIGSIAPGKDADIIAVSGSPLDDVKRMEQVEFVMRHGVVHKAGGKRQAFPAD
- a CDS encoding DsrE family protein, whose amino-acid sequence is MRGLTLIVATSNVERFRAAVALACAHAALGGRTRVYAHEGAVPLLISGADPGDAALSARGLATRVQLLAEAREAGVALIACQTGLAASGVPFDLLPAGVEPGGLISLLAELGEDRLVAF
- a CDS encoding DUF1244 domain-containing protein, with amino-acid sequence MTTLDKIDDRIAAQAFRRLVRHLRHRTDAENIELMGLAGFCRNCLSDWVSEASGGSLDRDAAREAIYGMPYAHWKAQHQSEATPEQIERMNASVARNRQEAELDAELEDSFPASDPPSITQPGG
- the pyk gene encoding pyruvate kinase, which codes for MTKAMAPRSRKVRVLATLGPASNTPEMIAALHSAGADAFRINMSHGDQESKIPVIEAIRALEKSTGRPITILADLQGPKLRVGKFADGKVMLETGATFRLDRDKTPGDATRVELPHREIFEAVTEGARLLLDDGKMVLRVTGYGADWIDTRVEVGGALSNSKGLNVPDMILPLAALTEKDRSDLAFAVAQKVDWIALSFVQRPEDLAEARRLIGGQTALLAKIEKPSAVARLEEIVEACDGVMVARGDLGVELPPQNVPPMQKRIVETARRMGRPVIVATQMLESMITSPSPTRAEVSDVATAVYDGADAIMLSAESAAGQWPVESVTMMDAIADSVERDPAHGDRVHFTVMHPDPTTADALAEAAKSIAANVSASGIICFTMSGSTARRIARERPSVPILVLTPKIETARRMGLLWGTHAVHTRDVDSFEDMVAKAKRMAMRHGIAKGGDRVVVCAGVPFGTPGSTNVLHVVTIVGDELKGRS
- the coaBC gene encoding bifunctional phosphopantothenoylcysteine decarboxylase/phosphopantothenate--cysteine ligase CoaBC, whose protein sequence is MKRILLIVGGGIAAYKACELIRLIRNAGHSVTCVLTAGGQHFVTPMTLAALSENQVYTTLWDLKDEAEMGHIQLSRNADLVVVAPATADLIAKMAGGQADDLATTLLLATDKPVLAAPAMNVRMWHHAATQRNVATLRTDGVSVMAPDEGPMACGEYGPGRLPEPEAILRAIEEALAPSAGRLKGKHILVTAGPTHEPIDPVRYIANRSSGKQGYEIAHALAALGARVTLVSGPVALAPPAGVTRVAVETAREMQAAVDAALPADAAVMVAAVADWRLGDAAEQKIKKGEAAPQLALVENPDILAGLAKSSQRPRLLIGFAAETERVVEHAVAKRTRKGADWIVANDVSGDVMGGDANTIYLVTATGVESWETLPKPDVARRLAERIADAL
- a CDS encoding HesA/MoeB/ThiF family protein, producing MSFSDEELERYARHIVLPEIGGAGQAALKAARVLVVGAGGIGSPALQYLAAAGVGQIEVVDDDRVDLSNLQRQTIFGTEDAGRAKAVAALARVEAINPHIKVIARQVRLDGGNVDDHVGGNDVILDGTDNFETRLRVADAALRHRVPLVSAAVGRFEGQLGVFRGWEADKPCYRCFVGADPETAGINCAEQGVLGALTGIMGSLAALEVIRAIHPFGEDSAGKLLLVDTLALRFRTLTLPKDPGCTTCAG
- a CDS encoding alpha/beta hydrolase family protein; translation: MRSSLILLGALLLAGCAATSAAPPAPQLFAESYGAKPRNAETLYVIVHGDGMAGTSTDLAEFARALAASEPRSAVVRLLRPGYADEQGNQSPGLRGAGTGDDYTPDRIAQVAQSIAALKARHRRARVVAIGEGGGAAVVANLAGLRPNLIDGMVLVSCPCSLPEWRRYMAGRAKPAQPWREKVASLDPLQTAGGIAPDLRAALVSGAEDKTVPARFARAYAEALSLRGIATDFRILPQQGSQILDDPQVIEATRRLAAALPRKVS